A window of Bombus terrestris chromosome 4, iyBomTerr1.2, whole genome shotgun sequence genomic DNA:
TTGACACGAGTATACTCGCGGTGTTCGTGATCTTTATCGACGAATAACGAAAGTAACGATTATTACCAATAACGAATAAGAAGACGTTGTGAAAATACAACAATTACAACGAAATTATAGAAATCGTGGAAGCATTCCAAACATGACTATAGACACTTTGTACTTTATTGGATTTCTCGAGtgtctaattaaaattaaaagaagattACTGAATAGTTCGATCCACTCTAAATGCCATTGACCGTACAAGTATTGAGATCTAAGAAATTGAACAAAACGAGTGCATAAAATCTCGCATCATGATACCTTATTGTTTTACTTCATTGATTACCTGCTTTCCACGTCAGTGAAAAGTAGGAAGAAATGCATGAAAACGTACCAGAGCGAGAGCGCGAATCAAACAATAAggataataattaattcttcaaCGAGTTTCGGAGAAATTTCTACTAGAATCCTAGCTCTGACCTTTGAAACTGGTATAGAACATGCTAAGCAGTGATCAGAGTTAATTAGGCAACTCCAAAGAAGTAAATGTTGCTTAccattatttatagaaattgtaATTACTCAATCAGATATATTACAAGTTTTTAACAATCTAAAAATTTAGAACGCTAtcggaaatatttcttttatgcaCTCTTTATTGATATTGTTGATATCTACttgtgaaattgaaaataaatctcGCATAATATTTCATACACTTTATAGGAAGAAACatgttttgaataaaatatgaatgaGCGAAGCATCAAAGACGATCAGTTGCGATCGTTGAATATGACAAATCGACGCGATAATGGATTATAAAGAAAGGAATAGTATACTGTAAAGGTCTGTACAGATAAGTAGATTTgcaatttatcaatttatttcgaTCAGATAAAAGGGATTAGATCGAACAATTAGTTTCTTGTAGAAGGTTGATGCTTTTTACTTTTTGAAGTTGTTAcagtaaaatgttataaataaacgacgggtttttgtataaattcataatttttttgtCCGTATAtcttatatcttatatttttatactgtaaataaatcttttattctagttaaatataaaatagaatttaactTTCGAAACAACTTAATAATATGTGTTGCAATATTGTTTCTGAAGTATACAATGAAAAATCTACCTGTCCAGAGATTGAAAACTTTTGTACACCACAGtataccatttatatgaaaatcaACGTTAACTCTTAACTAATATCATTGGACTTTTAATACCATAAATAAtctaaaattagaattttatttcattttattactaACCTCTGTATCGAGGATGTAAAatacaaagtaaaattaaaaatcctaAATTTTTTTGATCCAGCATGAGTCGTCTATAACCTATCGATACTATGAAGGCCAGTGATGTATCTGAGGATAGATTAATCAGTCTGCGAGGGCCTTAAAAAACCTAACCCAAACCAAAGGTAGAAATTGTACTTTCGAAGGCAATAAATTACCCAGATTAGCAGGACGATTTCGCGTGCTCGCGGTGTCGCAGAGCCGTGGCATGTAAGAGATGACAATCGAGTGAAACAGACGGAACACCGAGACACGTCTTACACGCGACAACACCTGTCACGCGTTTTGCGTTTCGTGAGCATGTACGCGATTAACTTCCATCTCTGCTCACGTGTTATTTTCGCTCAAGAAAGTTGACGTTTCTCCTGCGTTTGTATCGTTCCTAGATGCATTCTACCGTACCCTCGTCCTCACCTGCAGTCATATTGCATCGTCGCAACGTGATTATACTGTCTTCGGAGCTCTAACACCTTGGATTTATTCCTATGTCTCTTAATCCTGCTGCAATCCTTCAATTTATTATATCCCAATCTCGCTTTCGTTTCAACGAAGCAAAAACTCGAGACCGGacttttaatgttttaagaaaatctTTGATTCTCCGTAACAAttcctttttattcttattaaacttaaacaaattttcgaagAGTTTTGCAAAGATCGGAAAAAAGTTAAACTTTGGTTTACTTTATTCGTAATGTAATATGCACTAATACAGTTTCTTGTATAAAAtacttacatatattattattcatttgcGGCTTCATTGTTGCATTAATGAGAACCCTGATTGAAGAACTTGAATTATGCAAGCACCAGTTATGCAGAAACTCATTTCCGTTGTATTAAATTCTCATTGCTTGGTTCTTTGCTGTTACAGCGAATAACTGGTAATAATTATTGTTCGAAAGTTCCATATATATCTAGGGTGCGCCTGCAATCACGACACTATAGCcggaaagggagtgattctGTGTGAAAAAGTAATCGAAAACGTAGAATAGAACCTTTTCGTGTGATACCTCGTATTCGAAATGACCATGGTAGTCGAGACGACTTTAAATAGAATGAAAAAGGAGATTGAGTTTGATTATGACATAGTTAGATGCACGCAAGAATATCCAAGGTAAATTTTCtgaaacaataaaattcatacgaaacaatttcattttatattttatattttttgaccTAGAGTTTCTTCCCGGTTGTATTGTGAATTTTGAAACCTGTCTCCTAATTTtaggattaaaaatatttctacaaaacAAATGTACTTTTTAAAGTCTGTAATTTACCTATTTATCACTGCACTAGTGTGTTTTATTCTCGAATTATTGTACCGACACCAAAAAGCTTATTTGGAGCAATTATTCTTCCTTTCGTATCAAACAAGAAACTGTAATCAAGTATAATCTTTTCTCCAAAGTAAATAATGTTCCTGTTATAGCAGATTAAATGAGTATGATCTTAATGCCCTTCGAAGACGTTTTCGAACAAGTTTTCCTTTTTTGGAACATTATCTTGGAAaacatgtataataatttagtaGCAATTTCTCATtgttagaaaaattagaaacttaGTTATTACAGCTCGTGCGTCTTAGCTATGGAAGTCAAACACGAGACGAATGCCGCCTActttataagaaaaatttaataaaaacatgCAATATCATCTACCAATCAATTTGTTTAAacacatttatatttaatgtcaTGTTCATTAAATTTACGGTATTAAAGAAAGTTTGAAAGGTAGGCGGTACGAAAATATagcataatgttataaaatgaaGTTATAATTGACAAAAGTATTgaatagatattatatatatatattttaaaatattcggttGCCACAAAGTTCGTAGTGAAGATGTGGTAAATAAATATTCCacgttatttgtattattttctatagcacgcctttaataattttagaatttccATTGCAATCGATTTGCAATTAAATTCATTCTCTAAAAACAAAATACactaaaataaaacaaaagacgTGCGAGATGTTTGATTATTATAATAAGATATCGCAACTCGAAAAAATTGAAACACGTTGCTCAATGCATAGAATCACAAAGATTGATTGCACTCACCCTTAAAACATCAtctaatgataataattaatcaCAAATTTCCAAATGTTGTATCGTTGAACCCAAacaaatatattaggttgtccgaaaagtttctttcgtttcataaggtgataatagatgaacaacaatttctgttttatattattttattgaattaggtataatccatttcgttatatttctattattatgctcGTGTATAGTTccataaactaatataaaacaaaaaacattgtgcgtctattattttcttataaaacgaaatgaacttttcggacaacctaataaaaagataaacaaaatacacacacatatatatatataccaacaTTTGACCTTTGCATCTGTTTGTTTACATAGTGTGGCATTGGCACTGGCTTAACAGAAGGCGCCGTCGGAAGCGTCAGTGGTACTGGCAGCGGTGGAAACAGCAGCAGTGGCGGTGGAAACAGTAGCAGTGGCGGTGGCATGGATTGCATGCCCCTACGACCAGGTCCTTTTCACTACCTGATAAACGAGCAGGCGAAGTCCTTGATCGCCCTGCAGGAGCTCCAGAATGAGGTCGGCGCCCTTCTCGAGTTCCGGGACCTCGTCATCGAGACGTTCCCAAACCTCCGGCACAAGATGGCCGCGACGGCATCCGCGGGAGCGTCTGTGACGTCATCGTCCTGCACGCAAAATTCTCACATCCCTTTACCGCTATCCAGTCCATCATCGAGACGAATCAACGAATGGGAGCCCGGGAAGGTTAGGAGACGAGTCCCGCGCGAAGGTGCTGAATCTTCGTCGTCTTCGTTGCCGAGGAGTCGCAGTAATTCGCACAGTGGCGGCACGAAAAACAACTGTAGCGCCACGGTCCAGGATTCTGGCTTTAGCACGGAAACATCTTCCAAGGACAGTGCTTCGACAGCGATAGCACCAAGGCCGAATAGTCCTAGACCTACTGTTCTCGACGAGGCGGAAGACGAGCTGTGGAATCTTCTGGACGTGATCCATCGTAAGGGAATCAGGCTCAGAGAAGAGGTAGAATGTTTGCAAGGTCGATTAGAGAGCGTAGCATCTGAAGATCTAGCATCTACCGATATCTTGGATGCTGTAAGAAAGGTTACATGTCTGGAGGATGAAAAAACAACGACAATACCGACCGAAGAGGATAAACAGGATAAAGACAAAGATTCTCAAGTAGTAACGCTGAGGAGGGAGAAGGAGCAACTTCTGGACAAGGTGGCAGAGCTCGAGGCAGAGACGATATCTAGTCGAGCTAGAGCGCAGGAACTTCAATCCGAGTTAGCCGCGTTATCTGCGTTGAAAACTGGTCTCGAGGATCGACTCCGGGCTGGACTGAGCGAAGCATCTGCGGACGTCCTTGCGCCAGGTGCTCAGAGGTTGCAACCCATCGCATCCGCGGCGCCTGTCGTCTCGCCACCGAAAAGCAATAACGTTAGCAATATTAAAAGCAAGTCTTCGGCGTTTGCGTCGGTTGCGACGTCCACAAAGGCTCATAAAAGTCGCTTCCGAACAAGGACCATAGAGAAGAACGTTTTGTTGGACGTCACCGCTCATAATGAGGAGCTACGCGACATCGATGTCGAGGCGAGTGTAAATGAAAGGAGAGCACGTCTGGGTGCGTTGGATTCCGTCCTTGTGTCACCTACCAGAGTTGCGCACGTTAAGGATGTCGACTCGAAGAAGATAGCTGCCATTCTACGAGAAAACTCACCTCTTGAGCTGCAGCGGCATTTAATCACTACTACCGTCCATAATCAGGTAAGTAgctgaaatttataaaatttcttcctTCAAAATCTAATTTCCTaggattttaatataatttgtaaagTAAAGGCATTATAATCAATTTTGAGATTAACTTTTCCCAGTGATTGGTTATTTCCAG
This region includes:
- the LOC105665673 gene encoding uncharacterized protein LOC105665673 isoform X1, encoding MSREFYVPCTPYTYQCGIGTGLTEGAVGSVSGTGSGGNSSSGGGNSSSGGGMDCMPLRPGPFHYLINEQAKSLIALQELQNEVGALLEFRDLVIETFPNLRHKMAATASAGASVTSSSCTQNSHIPLPLSSPSSRRINEWEPGKVRRRVPREGAESSSSSLPRSRSNSHSGGTKNNCSATVQDSGFSTETSSKDSASTAIAPRPNSPRPTVLDEAEDELWNLLDVIHRKGIRLREEVECLQGRLESVASEDLASTDILDAVRKVTCLEDEKTTTIPTEEDKQDKDKDSQVVTLRREKEQLLDKVAELEAETISSRARAQELQSELAALSALKTGLEDRLRAGLSEASADVLAPGAQRLQPIASAAPVVSPPKSNNVSNIKSKSSAFASVATSTKAHKSRFRTRTIEKNVLLDVTAHNEELRDIDVEASVNERRARLGALDSVLVSPTRVAHVKDVDSKKIAAILRENSPLELQRHLITTTVHNQVLQKRLDEVQKSTETLSERLDKAREENDDLRFQLEERNIELEGTRARVRVLERLQQRPPTEIDPEADGDQPRCEQNGLEPGSSTESARDHHQAVEVKPSPRRRPSRIPLPGATTKAAAPRPPSHGRNDSKESLKSLTRPPRDSSRDSHGGKSLSKARDSNRDSLGNKSLTKNSNNNNGTAGGNNNGTGNSKETNRESLNRSLPRNNSSRDSLNKSSSLSRARDSLESNNLGTSSSPGTTPPRRPPAPARRSYSLARASTSVDTENGKRLSTDICLNYDESPDDPQPKCLIWSAGERAFEPVPGGPIQKMAPSRVPPVFLSCTEPPSSWCSTNGSFRHSDSSLYPDSLNQETSSVTGTTKVEFIIGSPIRRFRQSSVWPHRYFDSIDSAAMLPESLLSDEFSLRRGEGLAECDSLECHPISNDS
- the LOC105665673 gene encoding uncharacterized protein LOC105665673 isoform X3 — its product is MSREFYVPCTPYTYQCGIGTGLTEGAVGSVSGTGSGGNSSSGGGNSSSGGGMDCMPLRPGPFHYLINEQAKSLIALQELQNEVGALLEFRDLVIETFPNLRHKMAATASAGASVTSSSCTQNSHIPLPLSSPSSRRINEWEPGKVRRRVPREGAESSSSSLPRSRSNSHSGGTKNNCSATVQDSGFSTETSSKDSASTAIAPRPNSPRPTVLDEAEDELWNLLDVIHRKGIRLREEVECLQGRLESVASEDLASTDILDAVRKVTCLEDEKTTTIPTEEDKQDKDKDSQVVTLRREKEQLLDKVAELEAETISSRARAQELQSELAALSALKTGLEDRLRAGLSEASADVLAPGAQRLQPIASAAPVVSPPKSNNVSNIKSKSSAFASVATSTKAHKSRFRTRTIEKNVLLDVTAHNEELRDIDVEASVNERRARLGALDSVLVSPTRVAHVKDVDSKKIAAILRENSPLELQRHLITTTVHNQVLQKRLDEVQKSTETLSERLDKAREENDDLRFQLEERNIELEGTRARVRVLERLQQRPPTEIDPEADGDQPRCEQNGLEPGSSTESARDHHQAVEVKPSPRRRPSRIPLPGATTKAAAPRPPSHGRNDSKESLKSLTRPPRDSSRDSHGGKSLSKARDSNRDSLGNKSLTKNSNNNNGTAGGNNNGTGNSKETNRESLNRSLPRNNSSRDSLNKSSSLSRARDSLESNNLGTSSSPGTTPPRRPPAPARRSYSLARASTSVDTENGKSCTEPPSSWCSTNGSFRHSDSSLYPDSLNQETSSVTGTTKVEFIIGSPIRRFRQSSVWPHRYFDSIDSAAMLPESLLSDEFSLRRGEGLAECDSLECHPISNDS
- the LOC105665673 gene encoding uncharacterized protein LOC105665673 isoform X5, producing the protein MSREFYVPCTPYTYQCGIGTGLTEGAVGSVSGTGSGGNSSSGGGNSSSGGGMDCMPLRPGPFHYLINEQAKSLIALQELQNEVGALLEFRDLVIETFPNLRHKMAATASAGASVTSSSCTQNSHIPLPLSSPSSRRINEWEPGKVRRRVPREGAESSSSSLPRSRSNSHSGGTKNNCSATVQDSGFSTETSSKDSASTAIAPRPNSPRPTVLDEAEDELWNLLDVIHRKGIRLREEVECLQGRLESVASEDLASTDILDAVRKVTCLEDEKTTTIPTEEDKQDKDKDSQVVTLRREKEQLLDKVAELEAETISSRARAQELQSELAALSALKTGLEDRLRAGLSEASADVLAPGAQRLQPIASAAPVVSPPKSNNVSNIKSKSSAFASVATSTKAHKSRFRTRTIEKNVLLDVTAHNEELRDIDVEASVNERRARLGALDSVLVSPTRVAHVKDVDSKKIAAILRENSPLELQRHLITTTVHNQVLQKRLDEVQKSTETLSERLDKAREENDDLRFQLEERNIELEGTRARVRVLERLQQRPPTEIDPEADGDQPRCEQNGLEPGSSTESARDHHQAVEVKPSPRRRPSRIPLPGATTKAAAPRPPSHGRNDSKESLKSLTRPPRDSSRDSHGGKSLSKARDSNRDSLGNKSLTKNSNNNNGTAGGNNNGTGNSKETNRESLNRSLPRNNSSRDSLNKSSSLSRARDSLESNNLGTSSSPGTTPPRRPPAPARRSYSLARASTSVDTENGKASVRSSPSPAVQYRKWPLLACRRFFSVAPNHRVLGAQRTAASGTAIPLCIRTP
- the LOC105665673 gene encoding uncharacterized protein LOC105665673 isoform X6; its protein translation is MSREFYVPCTPYTYQCGIGTGLTEGAVGSVSGTGSGGNSSSGGGNSSSGGGMDCMPLRPGPFHYLINEQAKSLIALQELQNEVGALLEFRDLVIETFPNLRHKMAATASAGASVTSSSCTQNSHIPLPLSSPSSRRINEWEPGKVRRRVPREGAESSSSSLPRSRSNSHSGGTKNNCSATVQDSGFSTETSSKDSASTAIAPRPNSPRPTVLDEAEDELWNLLDVIHRKGIRLREEVECLQGRLESVASEDLASTDILDAVRKVTCLEDEKTTTIPTEEDKQDKDKDSQVVTLRREKEQLLDKVAELEAETISSRARAQELQSELAALSALKTGLEDRLRAGLSEASADVLAPGAQRLQPIASAAPVVSPPKSNNVSNIKSKSSAFASVATSTKAHKSRFRTRTIEKNVLLDVTAHNEELRDIDVEASVNERRARLGALDSVLVSPTRVAHVKDVDSKKIAAILRENSPLELQRHLITTTVHNQVLQKRLDEVQKSTETLSERLDKAREENDDLRFQLEERNIELEGTRARVRVLERLQQRPPTEIDPEADGDQPRCEQNGLEPGSSTESARDHHQAVEVKPSPRRRPSRIPLPGATTKAAAPRPPSHGRNDSKESLKSLTRPPRDSSRDSHGGKSLSKARDSNRDSLGNKSLTKNSNNNNGTAGGNNNGTGNSKETNRESLNRSLPRNNSSRDSLNKSSSLSRARDSLESNNLGTSSSPGTTPPRRPPAPARRSYSLARASTSVDTENGKASVRSSPSPAVQYRKWPLLACRRFFS
- the LOC105665673 gene encoding uncharacterized protein LOC105665673 isoform X7: MSREFYVPCTPYTYQCGIGTGLTEGAVGSVSGTGSGGNSSSGGGNSSSGGGMDCMPLRPGPFHYLINEQAKSLIALQELQNEVGALLEFRDLVIETFPNLRHKMAATASAGASVTSSSCTQNSHIPLPLSSPSSRRINEWEPGKVRRRVPREGAESSSSSLPRSRSNSHSGGTKNNCSATVQDSGFSTETSSKDSASTAIAPRPNSPRPTVLDEAEDELWNLLDVIHRKGIRLREEVECLQGRLESVASEDLASTDILDAVRKVTCLEDEKTTTIPTEEDKQDKDKDSQVVTLRREKEQLLDKVAELEAETISSRARAQELQSELAALSALKTGLEDRLRAGLSEASADVLAPGAQRLQPIASAAPVVSPPKSNNVSNIKSKSSAFASVATSTKAHKSRFRTRTIEKNVLLDVTAHNEELRDIDVEASVNERRARLGALDSVLVSPTRVAHVKDVDSKKIAAILRENSPLELQRHLITTTVHNQVLQKRLDEVQKSTETLSERLDKAREENDDLRFQLEERNIELEGTRARVRVLERLQQRPPTEIDPEADGDQPRCEQNGLEPGSSTESARDHHQAVEVKPSPRRRPSRIPLPGATTKAAAPRPPSHGRNDSKESLKSLTRPPRDSSRDSHGGKSLSKARDSNRDSLGNKSLTKNSNNNNGTAGGNNNGTGNSKETNRESLNRSLPRNNSSRDSLNKSSSLSRARDSLESNNLGTSSSPGTTPPRRPPAPARRSYSLARASTSVDTENGK
- the LOC105665673 gene encoding uncharacterized protein LOC105665673 isoform X4, which produces MSREFYVPCTPYTYQCGIGTGLTEGAVGSVSGTGSGGNSSSGGGNSSSGGGMDCMPLRPGPFHYLINEQAKSLIALQELQNEVGALLEFRDLVIETFPNLRHKMAATASAGASVTSSSCTQNSHIPLPLSSPSSRRINEWEPGKVRRRVPREGAESSSSSLPRSRSNSHSGGTKNNCSATVQDSGFSTETSSKDSASTAIAPRPNSPRPTVLDEAEDELWNLLDVIHRKGIRLREEVECLQGRLESVASEDLASTDILDAVRKVTCLEDEKTTTIPTEEDKQDKDKDSQVVTLRREKEQLLDKVAELEAETISSRARAQELQSELAALSALKTGLEDRLRAGLSEASADVLAPGAQRLQPIASAAPVVSPPKSNNVSNIKSKSSAFASVATSTKAHKSRFRTRTIEKNVLLDVTAHNEELRDIDVEASVNERRARLGALDSVLVSPTRVAHVKDVDSKKIAAILRENSPLELQRHLITTTVHNQVLQKRLDEVQKSTETLSERLDKAREENDDLRFQLEERNIELEGTRARVRVLERLQQRPPTEIDPEADGDQPRCEQNGLEPGSSTESARDHHQAVEVKPSPRRRPSRIPLPGATTKAAAPRPPSHGRNDSKESLKSLTRPPRDSSRDSHGGKSLSKARDSNRDSLGNKSLTKNSNNNNGTAGGNNNGTGNSKETNRESLNRSLPRNNSSRDSLNKSSSLSRARDSLESNNLGTSSSPGTTPPRRPPAPARRSYSLARASTSVDTENGKASVRSSPSPAVQYRKWPLLACRRFFSEEKVAALATRDLNIRSYLKDISCISTYGRI
- the LOC105665673 gene encoding uncharacterized protein LOC105665673 isoform X2, producing the protein MDCMPLRPGPFHYLINEQAKSLIALQELQNEVGALLEFRDLVIETFPNLRHKMAATASAGASVTSSSCTQNSHIPLPLSSPSSRRINEWEPGKVRRRVPREGAESSSSSLPRSRSNSHSGGTKNNCSATVQDSGFSTETSSKDSASTAIAPRPNSPRPTVLDEAEDELWNLLDVIHRKGIRLREEVECLQGRLESVASEDLASTDILDAVRKVTCLEDEKTTTIPTEEDKQDKDKDSQVVTLRREKEQLLDKVAELEAETISSRARAQELQSELAALSALKTGLEDRLRAGLSEASADVLAPGAQRLQPIASAAPVVSPPKSNNVSNIKSKSSAFASVATSTKAHKSRFRTRTIEKNVLLDVTAHNEELRDIDVEASVNERRARLGALDSVLVSPTRVAHVKDVDSKKIAAILRENSPLELQRHLITTTVHNQVLQKRLDEVQKSTETLSERLDKAREENDDLRFQLEERNIELEGTRARVRVLERLQQRPPTEIDPEADGDQPRCEQNGLEPGSSTESARDHHQAVEVKPSPRRRPSRIPLPGATTKAAAPRPPSHGRNDSKESLKSLTRPPRDSSRDSHGGKSLSKARDSNRDSLGNKSLTKNSNNNNGTAGGNNNGTGNSKETNRESLNRSLPRNNSSRDSLNKSSSLSRARDSLESNNLGTSSSPGTTPPRRPPAPARRSYSLARASTSVDTENGKRLSTDICLNYDESPDDPQPKCLIWSAGERAFEPVPGGPIQKMAPSRVPPVFLSCTEPPSSWCSTNGSFRHSDSSLYPDSLNQETSSVTGTTKVEFIIGSPIRRFRQSSVWPHRYFDSIDSAAMLPESLLSDEFSLRRGEGLAECDSLECHPISNDS